In Candidatus Micrarchaeia archaeon, the genomic stretch GCTGAAAAAAATCTTTAATTTTTTTTTCTTTTCTTATTTTTATCTCTTTTAAAAAAATTATAATTTAATTCCTTTTGAAATATCTTTTCTTAAATTTAAATTAGTATTATAAATCCAAGTGATGCCTTTTATACTCACTGCAATTTTATTGCTTTCTTCAAGGTATTCTAAAATTACTTTTAATGTATTGTGGTTTATTTGTTTTGGTAATTTTTTCTTTAAATCAGCAGTTGTAATCATACTATCTTTTATATTTCTCAAAGTTTCCTCTACCATAATAACTGTATTTAAAGTTGGAGAATGAACCATTTTTTGAATTTGTACTGCTTTTATTCCTTTTATTTTTCCTGACATATTTATCACCAATTGTTATTAACTAATAACTATTTGGTACTAATATGTATATAAAGTTTTTGGTTAGAAAAATAAAAATAATACTCTAATTTGTTTTGCTATTCAATTGATTTTTTAGTTTCATTTAACTCAATACCTAAAACTTGAGAATATCCTTTATCAGTCATAGTAACACCTAATGCTACATCTGCGCTTTTCAATACCTCATCATTATGGGTTATTACTAAAAACTGAGTTTCTTTAGATAACTTTTTAATTAATTCAGCCATTTTCTTGGAATTTTCTTTATCAAGCGCAGCTTCTGCTTCATCTAATAAATAAAATGGAGATGGTTTTGTCATTTGTATTGAGAAGATAAATAATAAAGCTAATAAAGATTTTTCCCCACCAGACATTGAATCTAAATATTTATTTCTGTCTCCTTTTTTAACTTTTATCTGCAATCCAGATTCAAAAGGATCACTTGGTTTGTCTAAAACCAATAATCCTTCTCCCTCAAATACATAACCAAATAAATCTTTAAATTTATCATTTATTTTATAAAAAGTTTCCATAAATATTCTTTTCTTTCTTGAATCAATTTCATCTATCATAGTTAAAACAGCAGATTTTTCATCTTTTAATCTTTCTACTTTTTCTTTAACTTCTTCAATTTCTGCTTTTTTCTCTTCATACAATTCAGGCGCTTTAAGATTAACTTCACCCAATAAATTTAATTTAGTTTCGTTTTCTTTTATTATTTCTAATAATTTTTCTCTGCTAACATCAAGCAATTCAATATCTTTATATTCTTCAAATTCTGCTTTTAAATCTATTAATCTAGTTTCTGATTTTGCTTTACTTATTTCATAATCTTTCATTAAATCTTTTGATCTTTCAGCAGTGTGAATTAGTTTTCCTTTTTGTTGCGCAATTTCTTCTAATTCTTTATCTAATTTTTTCATCTCTTCCCAAACTGATTCCATTTTTTTGCTTATTTTAGTCATTTCTTGTTCAGCTTCTGCATGTTCTTTTTTATTAATTTCCATTCTCTTTTCTAATTCTTTTTTCTTTTCTTGTATACTTTTTAAATCTTCCAAAACTTGTTTTTCATTTTCTTTTATTTTCCCCAATGAAGTTTCAAGCATTTCTTTTTCTTTTTCTTTTGTAATTACTTCTGTTTTTTTATCAGATATTTTAGATAATATATCTGCGTATTGCTTCTGAACTTCAGTTTGTTTCTTTTTTTCTGATTCTCTTGCTTCTTTTATTTTTTCAGAAATTGATTCTTTTTGTTTATCTAAATTTGATAATTCTTTCTCTAAAGTAGAGATTTGTTTTAAATATTCTTTTTGATTCTCTTCTAATTCTTTTAATGCTTTTTTTGCATCTTCTGATTTTACTTTTGTTTTTTCTGAGCTTTTTGTAATTCCACCAAGCTCAATCATGATTTCTCTATATTTTAATTCCAAAGCATATCTTTCTTTTCTTTTCATATTTATTTCTTCTCTTAAATTTTCTAAATCCGAATATGCTTGTGTTCTATCTGCTTTTAAATTTTCTAAGGTTTTTTCTATCTTCTCTAATTTCATTTTTGCTGCTAAATTTCCTTGTGAATTTCCACCAGTTAAAATACCTGACTGATAAAAAACTTCTCCTCCAATCGTAACAATTTTACATGTTTCTTTAAGTTTTTTAGCAGTATCAATATTATCAACAACTGCTGTTGAACCAAATGAATATTCCATTGCACTATAAAACTTCGGATCAAATTTAACTAAATTTATTAGGGAATTTACATATCCTTTTGCTTGTTTTACTTTCTGCGGGATGTTTTCTCCTTTAACTGTTCTATCCAAGGGAATAAAAGTACATCTTCCTGCTTTTTCTTTTTTAAGAAGTTGAATTATTTTAGCAGCAGTATCTATATCCTCTACAATCACATAATCTAATTTTCCCCCAACTGCCCCTTGAACTGCATCTGAATATTCTTGGTCAAATGAAACTAATTCAGCTACTGTTCCGTATAATCCAGGGATTTTTGATTTAATATCATCTAAAAACATTAATGTTGGATTTTTGAAAATTCCTTTTACTAAAGGTCTAAGATTAGCTGCACTTCCTCTTAACTCAATTAATTCTTTATCTAATTCTGCTATTAATTTATTTTTTTCTTTTTCCTTTTGAAATATTTTATCAGTATCTTTTTGAATAGATTCCATTTCTTTTTCTAATGAATCTTTTTCTGTTTCTAATTTTGTTGTATCTACATCCCCTTCATTTAGATTTTCTTTTCTTAAACTAATTATTTCTTTTATGCTGTCTAATTTAGCATTTAATTGAGCCATATATTCTTTTTTTGAATTTATTTTTTCAACTATACCATCCCATTCATTTTGTATTTTTGTAATATCAAAAGTTGATTCAAAAACCTCTTTTGGGACTTCTTTTTCAAGTTTAGTTAATTCTTTTTCAGAAGAAGAT encodes the following:
- the smc gene encoding chromosome segregation protein SMC, which codes for MAINEEESSCTKNYINRIKIRGFKSFKRVDLELPPGFIAVAGPNGSGKSNLSDSIRFALGELSLKALRARKTSELVFSDSKEAIVTLSANNENGIPIEVRRAIDPEGKTIYRLNGKKTTRTNILETIRPAGLELGNHNVIAQGQVQKIVEMSAKERRGILDGVAGISEFEEKKKESLRELDKVQQKINDASIVLSEREGFVNELEKEKDAALQYKEAKELFRRGRGSLIFIELDKLEKEYDKSIEKIKEIEEKLKLTKEESELIDKKIKEMEIKKSEFTDKINKDGKKEKLLKQLEELRIAINVDTNSLADKEKELKKLENEKVKYNKEKEELVHKLSILTKDISSSEKELTKLEKEVPKEVFESTFDITKIQNEWDGIVEKINSKKEYMAQLNAKLDSIKEIISLRKENLNEGDVDTTKLETEKDSLEKEMESIQKDTDKIFQKEKEKNKLIAELDKELIELRGSAANLRPLVKGIFKNPTLMFLDDIKSKIPGLYGTVAELVSFDQEYSDAVQGAVGGKLDYVIVEDIDTAAKIIQLLKKEKAGRCTFIPLDRTVKGENIPQKVKQAKGYVNSLINLVKFDPKFYSAMEYSFGSTAVVDNIDTAKKLKETCKIVTIGGEVFYQSGILTGGNSQGNLAAKMKLEKIEKTLENLKADRTQAYSDLENLREEINMKRKERYALELKYREIMIELGGITKSSEKTKVKSEDAKKALKELEENQKEYLKQISTLEKELSNLDKQKESISEKIKEARESEKKKQTEVQKQYADILSKISDKKTEVITKEKEKEMLETSLGKIKENEKQVLEDLKSIQEKKKELEKRMEINKKEHAEAEQEMTKISKKMESVWEEMKKLDKELEEIAQQKGKLIHTAERSKDLMKDYEISKAKSETRLIDLKAEFEEYKDIELLDVSREKLLEIIKENETKLNLLGEVNLKAPELYEEKKAEIEEVKEKVERLKDEKSAVLTMIDEIDSRKKRIFMETFYKINDKFKDLFGYVFEGEGLLVLDKPSDPFESGLQIKVKKGDRNKYLDSMSGGEKSLLALLFIFSIQMTKPSPFYLLDEAEAALDKENSKKMAELIKKLSKETQFLVITHNDEVLKSADVALGVTMTDKGYSQVLGIELNETKKSIE